The following proteins come from a genomic window of Pseudomonas sp. MAG733B:
- a CDS encoding polysaccharide biosynthesis/export family protein, protein MNAKMLVLLLLPLAGCTSTSETQNMPVNILTASPANAQATDMPKVEQTLRPQDVLDVIFHISTSGSDAYRIQSGDQVGLNFTAASQLNGNQLVLPDGSIELPGANTSVKIAGLTSDEARTEIQRAYNRKALFQPNRNQLSVQIISPLTNEQNMKSALNHPATGMSREITVGTDGYASFPEIGAVPLQGMTVNQLEAFLNKKYAQLPGRMTVDVLLKSTAGNEIYVLGEVGQPGSYPIRRPVSVLEALTLARGSNVKARLDSVVIMRRNGNQVEARRYDVEKALAGDASQIAYLQPDDMLYVPKTKLASAGELARQLADVVLFQGVGFSFGYRVDNKDSDSN, encoded by the coding sequence ATGAACGCCAAGATGCTTGTCCTGCTGTTGCTGCCGCTTGCAGGTTGCACCAGCACTTCCGAAACCCAGAACATGCCGGTGAATATCCTCACGGCCTCACCGGCCAACGCCCAGGCCACCGACATGCCCAAGGTCGAACAGACCTTGCGTCCGCAGGATGTGCTGGACGTGATCTTCCACATCAGCACCAGTGGCTCGGATGCCTACCGCATCCAGTCCGGTGACCAGGTCGGCCTGAACTTCACCGCCGCCAGCCAGCTCAACGGCAATCAACTGGTGCTGCCGGACGGCAGCATCGAACTGCCGGGCGCCAACACCTCGGTGAAAATCGCCGGGCTGACCAGCGACGAAGCACGTACCGAAATCCAGCGCGCCTACAACCGCAAAGCCTTGTTCCAGCCCAACCGCAATCAGCTGAGCGTGCAGATCATCAGTCCGCTGACCAACGAGCAAAACATGAAAAGCGCGTTGAATCACCCGGCCACCGGCATGAGCCGCGAGATCACCGTGGGCACCGACGGCTACGCGAGTTTCCCGGAAATCGGCGCCGTGCCGCTGCAAGGCATGACCGTCAATCAACTGGAAGCCTTCCTCAATAAAAAGTACGCGCAACTGCCGGGACGGATGACCGTCGACGTGCTGCTCAAATCCACCGCGGGCAACGAAATCTACGTGCTTGGCGAGGTTGGCCAACCGGGTTCCTACCCGATCCGCCGTCCGGTCTCGGTGCTCGAAGCCCTGACCCTGGCCCGTGGTTCCAACGTCAAGGCGCGCCTGGATTCAGTGGTGATCATGCGGCGCAACGGCAATCAGGTTGAAGCCCGTCGCTACGACGTGGAAAAAGCCCTGGCCGGCGATGCCTCGCAGATCGCCTACCTGCAACCGGACGACATGCTCTATGTGCCCAAGACCAAACTGGCCAGCGCCGGTGAACTCGCACGGCAACTGGCGGATGTGGTGCTGTTCCAGGGTGTGGGCTTCAGCTTCGGCTACCGCGTCGACAACAAAGACAGTGACAGCAACTAA
- a CDS encoding Wzz/FepE/Etk N-terminal domain-containing protein — MNPKENYLHEFFRIFFANKQLVKRIFLIFAVIALVLPLVLKQSFDITAQVIVQSKKLSQGDATTSLNQENAQFIPPSLADMETESNILRSPALIRQTISEQRDKGEYSPPPGMLNKLLAQPFKKYVSTPLRENVINPMKSALGMETDPVRDTTLDGLTQQAIDSLKIETLPGSNVISIIYSFPDPAQGTKFVAALLQNYLVSRQALQSIDLPQSFYETKKMQYQVRLDGLEGNRQDLLGAIGASDPKEEITFRLNAINTEEQALNLYRDRLLQSQRWLDYLKTSLAAASNSKLNDYTFPYTFTTTVDNVAFEDREIKQMGEALTTQVSRYMNDLAIFQPSSEPMLLTREQIARTRQQFLKVVSNRIQERTNDLAIVSSVIDQKTARIAEFKNRIHQLQETQSKLRQVDTEIDALHAAFSTYAQRFAESSTARSLDNDLSNARVLSPPFEPTEAAFPKPLLIIPFGLFTGLLLAIAFVYVREFFDHRFKHPAQITHELGLPVLLVINDQNVEPSNPHRNWSVPSFVHWVRN; from the coding sequence ATGAATCCAAAGGAAAACTACCTGCACGAGTTCTTCAGGATCTTCTTCGCCAACAAGCAGTTGGTGAAGCGCATATTCCTGATCTTTGCGGTGATCGCTCTGGTGCTGCCACTGGTGCTCAAGCAAAGCTTCGACATCACCGCCCAGGTGATCGTGCAGTCGAAAAAACTCTCACAGGGCGACGCCACCACGTCGCTGAATCAGGAAAACGCGCAGTTCATTCCGCCGTCACTGGCCGACATGGAAACCGAGAGCAACATCCTGCGCTCACCGGCGCTGATTCGGCAGACCATCAGCGAGCAGCGGGACAAGGGCGAATACAGCCCGCCTCCCGGCATGCTCAACAAACTGCTGGCGCAACCGTTCAAGAAGTACGTCAGCACACCGCTGCGTGAGAACGTGATCAACCCGATGAAATCGGCGCTGGGCATGGAAACCGATCCAGTGCGCGACACCACGCTCGATGGCTTGACCCAACAAGCCATCGACAGCCTGAAGATCGAAACCCTTCCGGGTTCCAACGTGATCTCGATCATCTACAGCTTCCCCGATCCGGCCCAGGGCACCAAGTTCGTCGCCGCGCTGCTGCAAAACTACCTGGTCAGCCGTCAGGCGCTGCAATCGATCGACTTGCCGCAGAGCTTCTACGAAACCAAGAAGATGCAGTATCAGGTGCGCCTCGATGGCCTGGAAGGCAATCGGCAGGATCTGCTGGGCGCTATCGGCGCGTCCGATCCCAAGGAAGAGATTACCTTCCGCCTGAACGCGATCAACACCGAGGAGCAAGCGCTCAACCTGTACCGCGACCGCTTGCTGCAAAGCCAACGCTGGCTCGACTACCTGAAAACCAGCCTGGCCGCCGCCAGCAATTCCAAGCTCAATGACTACACCTTCCCCTACACCTTCACCACCACCGTGGACAACGTTGCCTTCGAAGACCGTGAGATCAAACAGATGGGTGAAGCGCTGACCACACAAGTCAGCCGCTACATGAACGACCTCGCAATCTTCCAGCCAAGCAGTGAGCCGATGCTGCTGACCCGCGAGCAAATCGCCCGCACCCGCCAGCAGTTCTTGAAAGTGGTGAGCAACCGGATTCAGGAGCGCACCAACGACCTGGCGATTGTCAGTTCGGTGATCGACCAGAAAACCGCGCGCATTGCCGAGTTCAAGAACCGCATCCACCAGTTGCAGGAAACCCAGAGCAAGCTGCGCCAGGTAGACACCGAGATCGACGCCTTGCACGCGGCCTTCTCCACCTACGCCCAGCGCTTTGCCGAAAGCAGCACAGCCCGTTCGCTGGACAATGACCTGTCCAACGCCCGGGTCCTGAGCCCGCCGTTCGAGCCGACCGAAGCGGCGTTTCCCAAACCGCTGCTGATCATTCCGTTCGGCTTGTTCACCGGTTTGTTGCTGGCGATTGCCTTCGTCTACGTGCGTGAGTTCTTCGATCATCGCTTCAAGCATCCTGCGCAAATCACCCACGAACTGGGCCTGCCGGTGCTGCTGGTGATCAACGATCAAAACGTGGAGCCGAGCAATCCACACCGGAACTGGAGCGTGCCGAGCTTCGTCCATTGGGTGCGCAATTGA
- a CDS encoding glycosyltransferase family 4 protein: protein MNASLHSKPSLPIIHLLSSGGFYGAERMLLDHCLATPGQHQVLFLDAPYELLARFREAGVDCRGCTGLGALLAHLRQRRAERPLINTHNFKGLLFGWVGATLLRLPLVITQHGFTPRSRKQKFYTWLSLQLCRTASVNRVVCVAESIAVLHRQASVRAEKLQVIPNGLPATHDQQPQTAQRQRWLAGYVGRLSSEKGPDLFLDALIPLCQQYPQLDAVMLGDGPERDSLLTRIVAAGLQERITLPGYQTDMRLWWRQLDALVISSRTEGTPMILLEAMQSGVPVVAFGVGGIPDVLEDRHNGLLASPADSAALARQIGTLLRDPTLAQELSDNARRTQLDRYDLKALAESWSQLYIRTAREARA from the coding sequence TTGAACGCGTCCCTGCACAGCAAGCCATCCCTGCCGATCATTCATTTGCTCAGCAGTGGTGGCTTCTATGGGGCCGAGCGCATGTTGCTCGACCACTGCCTGGCGACGCCGGGGCAACACCAGGTGCTGTTTCTCGATGCACCATACGAGTTGCTCGCGCGGTTTCGCGAGGCCGGGGTCGACTGTCGCGGTTGCACGGGGCTGGGGGCGTTGCTGGCGCATTTGCGTCAGCGGCGGGCCGAGCGGCCGCTGATCAATACGCACAATTTCAAGGGCCTGTTGTTCGGCTGGGTCGGCGCAACCTTGTTGCGCCTGCCGCTGGTAATCACGCAACACGGTTTCACGCCGCGCAGTCGCAAACAGAAGTTCTACACCTGGCTGAGCCTGCAACTGTGCCGCACCGCGTCGGTCAATCGCGTGGTCTGCGTCGCCGAAAGCATTGCCGTGCTGCACCGCCAGGCCAGTGTGCGAGCGGAGAAACTGCAAGTGATACCCAACGGCCTGCCGGCGACCCACGACCAGCAGCCACAGACCGCGCAACGTCAGCGCTGGCTGGCCGGATACGTCGGGCGCCTGAGCAGTGAAAAAGGCCCCGACCTGTTTCTCGATGCGCTGATTCCGCTGTGTCAGCAATACCCGCAACTGGACGCCGTGATGCTCGGCGACGGCCCGGAACGGGACAGCCTGCTGACGCGCATCGTTGCAGCCGGTTTGCAGGAGCGCATCACCCTGCCCGGTTACCAGACCGACATGCGCCTGTGGTGGCGGCAACTCGATGCGCTGGTGATCAGCTCGCGTACCGAAGGCACGCCGATGATTCTGCTCGAAGCCATGCAGTCCGGCGTGCCGGTGGTGGCGTTTGGTGTCGGCGGGATTCCCGATGTGCTGGAAGACCGGCACAACGGCCTGCTGGCGTCACCCGCCGACAGCGCCGCCCTCGCCCGGCAGATCGGCACCCTGCTGCGTGATCCGACGCTGGCACAAGAGTTGAGCGACAACGCAAGACGTACGCAACTGGATCGCTACGACCTCAAGGCCCTGGCCGAAAGCTGGTCGCAGCTTTATATCCGT